A portion of the Oxynema aestuarii AP17 genome contains these proteins:
- a CDS encoding methyl-accepting chemotaxis protein: protein MLNLKLKGQILSGYAIPILLLSAIAPLVFVNARNVNQLTDAIEISHGVSDSMSEATLNAIRMERSLRGYLVNQKPRHREGFEIGLSSYNQTVRNLENQIEALRDPEQKQRFQRFVQLGEQLAATQNQMLALVQNDNLNAALQAFATDESSEIIRKMQAIYDEFLERERIRLAQGKERTHDALDFLSLLAIWGTPIAIALCLWSAIYIAARVRDRIEEAVRSISTSSHEIAATAQQQERNASQQSSFVRETTTSMNELDASSKTTAERAEEAAQGVFHILKLVSGKTLDGVRAGLEPGDSFDRDGTNLEGKVSQIALQMEILREQLGQIDKIANLVSNLAEQTNMLALNAAVEAVRAGEGGKGFGIVASEIRKLADRSRKSAEQINTLVQDIQKATQATVTATKEGNQTVEVVVGAIDEIVGSIQAISGNAREQAIAISQVVEAMHRLNLASGETATGIAQVRTGTQQLNTAILDLKKLV, encoded by the coding sequence ATGCTCAATTTAAAATTGAAAGGGCAAATTTTATCGGGATATGCAATTCCCATTTTGTTATTGAGCGCGATCGCGCCTCTAGTATTTGTCAATGCTCGCAATGTCAACCAACTGACCGACGCGATCGAGATCTCTCATGGGGTATCGGACTCGATGTCGGAAGCCACCCTCAATGCAATCCGAATGGAGCGATCGTTACGCGGTTATTTGGTCAATCAGAAGCCGCGCCATCGAGAAGGATTTGAAATCGGACTGAGCAGTTACAACCAAACGGTAAGAAACCTCGAAAATCAGATCGAAGCGCTTCGAGATCCCGAACAGAAACAGCGTTTTCAACGGTTCGTACAACTCGGCGAACAACTTGCAGCGACTCAGAACCAAATGCTCGCTTTGGTTCAAAATGACAATTTAAACGCCGCTTTACAAGCATTTGCGACGGACGAAAGTAGCGAAATTATTCGCAAGATGCAAGCGATTTACGACGAGTTTCTCGAACGCGAGCGCATTCGGCTCGCTCAGGGAAAAGAGCGTACCCACGACGCACTAGATTTTCTCAGTCTCCTGGCAATTTGGGGAACGCCGATCGCGATCGCGCTGTGTTTGTGGAGTGCGATTTATATTGCCGCTCGCGTGCGCGATCGCATCGAAGAGGCGGTGCGATCGATTTCCACGTCTTCTCACGAAATTGCGGCGACGGCACAACAGCAAGAGCGCAACGCCTCCCAACAATCGAGTTTCGTGCGTGAAACCACTACCTCCATGAACGAGTTGGATGCGTCCTCTAAAACCACTGCCGAACGGGCCGAAGAAGCGGCGCAAGGCGTCTTTCACATTCTCAAATTAGTCAGTGGCAAAACCCTCGACGGCGTTCGCGCCGGACTGGAGCCTGGGGATTCGTTCGATCGCGACGGCACGAATTTAGAAGGGAAAGTCAGCCAAATTGCGTTACAGATGGAGATTTTGAGGGAACAGCTCGGCCAAATCGATAAAATTGCCAATTTAGTGAGTAATTTAGCGGAACAAACGAATATGCTCGCGCTCAATGCGGCGGTGGAAGCCGTGCGCGCGGGAGAAGGAGGTAAAGGGTTTGGAATTGTAGCCAGTGAAATTCGCAAATTAGCCGATCGCTCCCGTAAATCGGCGGAGCAAATTAATACGTTAGTGCAGGATATTCAAAAAGCGACTCAAGCCACGGTGACGGCGACGAAAGAAGGGAATCAAACGGTAGAAGTCGTGGTCGGGGCGATCGATGAAATTGTCGGCAGTATTCAAGCGATTTCCGGCAATGCTCGGGAGCAGGCGATCGCCATTTCTCAAGTCGTGGAAGCCATGCACCGCTTAAATTTAGCCTCGGGAGAAACGGCCACTGGCATCGCTCAAGTACGAACGGGGACGCAACAGCTCAACACGGCTATTCTTGATTTGAAAAAGCTCGTTTAA
- a CDS encoding methyl-accepting chemotaxis protein has translation MFDRLTLRTRILLGYSIPVLLSTISAGAVFFSVQNVKDSLDSSELGQVIVKNSDLIALNITRIQRAARGYLIQKNPEVIDDFETSLSKLNQSKEVLKNIDTMIPEQRARLEGILKISQEVIDFNQELLELAQNGQEKEALDLYRSQFRQSLNAQIENALNEFNSEEDKLQDLKNENTVSNLERLSILVLASTAIVLGLAFVSAWAIANRITETIKTTATTIASSSQEIASTIEQQERVLQEQATAVSETTTTMDELNASSHQSADRSETMRDRVEQISDRIVHLTEQVNQIEKIATLVSDLANQTNMLSLNAAVEAVRAGEHGKGFSVVATEIRKLADRSKQSAEKISELIVDIRNATNSAVVINEDGGRSVESIVSAVNYIAVNAQQISLSSQQQALATQQVVSAMNKLNQSAQETASGIAQTKIGIQQLNQAAIRLKEEV, from the coding sequence GTGTTCGATCGCTTAACTCTTCGCACTCGTATTCTTTTGGGATATTCCATTCCCGTACTCCTATCGACGATCTCGGCTGGAGCTGTGTTTTTTAGCGTCCAAAATGTGAAGGATTCTTTAGATAGTTCCGAATTGGGTCAAGTCATCGTTAAAAATTCTGACTTAATTGCTTTAAATATTACCAGAATACAGCGTGCAGCCCGAGGATACTTAATTCAAAAAAATCCGGAAGTTATTGATGATTTTGAAACAAGTTTGTCTAAATTAAATCAATCTAAAGAAGTCTTGAAAAATATTGACACGATGATTCCGGAACAGCGAGCGAGGTTAGAGGGAATTCTTAAAATCTCCCAAGAAGTAATCGACTTCAATCAAGAATTGCTCGAATTGGCTCAAAACGGACAAGAAAAAGAAGCTCTAGACCTGTATCGATCGCAATTCCGGCAAAGCTTGAATGCTCAAATCGAAAACGCTCTCAATGAGTTTAATAGTGAAGAAGATAAACTTCAAGATCTCAAAAATGAGAACACTGTATCGAATTTAGAACGGTTGAGTATTTTAGTGTTAGCCAGTACGGCGATTGTGTTGGGGTTGGCGTTCGTTTCAGCTTGGGCGATCGCCAATCGAATTACAGAAACAATTAAAACCACCGCCACGACGATCGCCAGTTCTTCTCAAGAAATTGCCAGCACGATCGAACAGCAAGAACGGGTCTTGCAAGAACAAGCGACCGCCGTCAGCGAAACGACGACGACGATGGACGAACTCAATGCATCTTCCCATCAATCTGCAGACCGTTCGGAGACGATGCGCGATCGGGTCGAACAAATTTCCGATCGCATCGTCCATTTAACCGAACAGGTCAATCAAATCGAAAAAATTGCGACCTTAGTCAGCGATTTAGCCAATCAAACTAACATGCTCTCTCTTAATGCTGCTGTCGAAGCCGTTCGTGCGGGAGAACACGGAAAAGGCTTTTCTGTTGTTGCCACCGAAATTCGCAAACTCGCCGATCGCAGCAAGCAATCGGCAGAAAAAATTAGTGAATTAATCGTCGATATTCGCAATGCAACGAATTCGGCGGTTGTCATTAACGAAGATGGCGGACGCAGTGTGGAAAGTATTGTTTCTGCCGTGAACTATATTGCCGTCAATGCCCAACAAATTTCTTTAAGTTCCCAACAACAAGCCCTGGCTACTCAACAAGTGGTTTCTGCGATGAATAAACTGAATCAATCGGCGCAAGAAACGGCTTCGGGAATTGCCCAAACAAAAATAGGTATTCAACAACTCAATCAAGCAGCTATACGACTGAAAGAAGAAGTTTAA
- a CDS encoding HAMP domain-containing methyl-accepting chemotaxis protein: protein MLVRTQKLRTKLYFGFFVIPATILVGISIYSLLSFFRIDREVGLIYDDRIVPLLLLKSVEQSYAVEIIDAANKVNEGIMGQTEALAIVETAQNNISEKWSDYTEIEVEERERQLIKEARDRFAVADVQIEQLKDSLSRGDRARIAQLDGELYRAIDPVSQTLRELSEIQLEMAAIERKKAGKIVKQTVWIYTILLAIAVVGASPFGYVFSQSILSKLRETVNRVSRSSSEIAAAAEEQEKVATQQASAVNQTTSTIEELNASSQQSARQAQVALDRAKQVLILVDSASVHHEGVRDRGEGLRQKVDRIAEQTVSLMEQVQTIDKIADMVSTLANQTNVLALNASVEAVRAGGEGKGFGVVASEIRKLADESRKAAERINQLVSEIESATDRTVRTSVEGKQTVGIIVEAINEIVVNSQQISLTSKQQAIALDQVVTAMSSINAGSKETASGIAQTKESTHKLNEAARTLSSMV from the coding sequence ATGTTAGTCAGAACCCAAAAATTACGAACGAAACTTTATTTCGGCTTTTTTGTAATTCCGGCAACAATTTTAGTCGGAATTAGTATTTATTCACTTTTATCTTTTTTTCGCATCGATCGCGAAGTCGGTCTCATTTACGACGATCGCATCGTTCCTTTACTCTTGCTCAAATCTGTCGAGCAAAGTTATGCGGTCGAGATTATCGATGCGGCCAATAAAGTGAATGAAGGAATCATGGGGCAGACCGAAGCTTTAGCGATTGTAGAAACTGCTCAAAATAATATTTCCGAAAAGTGGAGCGACTATACGGAGATCGAAGTAGAGGAGCGAGAACGGCAATTAATTAAAGAAGCCCGCGATCGCTTTGCGGTAGCCGACGTTCAAATCGAGCAACTAAAAGACAGTTTGAGCCGGGGCGATCGCGCTCGGATTGCCCAGTTAGACGGGGAACTATACCGGGCGATCGATCCGGTTTCCCAAACCTTGAGAGAACTCAGTGAAATTCAATTAGAAATGGCGGCGATCGAACGAAAGAAAGCAGGAAAAATCGTCAAACAAACGGTTTGGATTTACACGATTTTACTGGCGATCGCCGTCGTCGGCGCCTCTCCGTTCGGCTATGTTTTCAGTCAGTCGATCCTGTCCAAATTGCGAGAAACGGTGAATCGGGTCAGTCGCAGTTCTAGCGAGATCGCCGCCGCCGCCGAAGAACAGGAAAAAGTGGCCACCCAGCAAGCGAGTGCAGTCAATCAAACCACCAGCACCATTGAAGAGTTGAACGCTTCGTCACAACAATCGGCCCGCCAAGCTCAAGTCGCCCTCGATCGCGCCAAACAGGTTCTCATTCTGGTCGATAGTGCCAGCGTACACCACGAGGGGGTTCGAGATCGCGGCGAGGGACTGCGCCAGAAAGTCGATCGGATCGCCGAACAAACTGTCAGCTTGATGGAGCAGGTCCAAACGATCGATAAAATTGCGGATATGGTCAGCACTCTGGCCAATCAAACGAACGTCCTGGCTCTCAATGCCTCTGTAGAGGCGGTGCGCGCCGGAGGGGAGGGAAAAGGGTTTGGCGTAGTCGCCAGCGAAATCCGCAAACTCGCCGACGAAAGCCGCAAAGCTGCCGAACGGATCAATCAACTGGTCTCCGAGATCGAAAGTGCCACGGATCGGACGGTTCGCACGAGTGTGGAAGGAAAACAAACCGTCGGCATTATTGTCGAAGCTATCAATGAGATTGTGGTCAATTCCCAGCAAATTTCCCTGACTTCCAAACAGCAGGCGATCGCCCTCGATCAAGTCGTCACGGCAATGAGCAGTATCAATGCAGGGTCGAAGGAAACCGCAAGCGGGATCGCGCAAACGAAAGAAAGTACGCACAAGCTCAACGAGGCAGCGCGGACGTTAAGCTCGATGGTTTGA